The genomic window GATGCTCGTTCGGTGAAAGGGCCTATTACGCGATGGAGCTTGCGCGCCACGGAGTGTCCTGTCAGGGCCGGAGGATTCTCGAACTGGGCTTTGGAAATGGAATGTTTTTGCGTTTTGCGCGCGATAGCGGGGCTGAAGTCGTCGGTGTCGAGATCCAGGATAATTTATTGAAGCGTGCAGCTGACAGAGGCTTTGTCGTTTACCGTAGTCTCGATCAGGTTCTTGAATCCGCAGTCGAGAAGAAGTTTGACCTCGCGGTTGCTTTTGATGTTCTGGAGCACCTGTCTCCTGAGGAAACTGTTGAAGCCCTTCGGAAGATGCAACGGTTGGTCAAGCCCGATACAGGGCTGTTTGTTGCGAGGTTTCCGAATGGGGATAGCCCGTTCAGCCTGCCTCTTCAAAACGGCGATTATACCCATAGGATTGCCCTTGGCGCCGGAATTGTCAGTCAGATTTTAGCTCGAGGCGGATGGAAGATAAATTATCTCGGGGAGCCGATGTTGGCCCCGGCGACTTTCAGGGAGCGGATGCTGGCGGGTCCAGCTCATGTATTTCGGCGTGCTCTGGAGCGTTTGTTGATCGCTCTTTATTACGGCCGCCACGGTCCCTCTACCCTGTACCACAACTACATACTCGCCGCGTCCCCAAATATAGAGGGCGACGGTCGCTGAGAGAGACATCATGGGCGTGACAAAGCCATCGAGCTGTCTTCCATTTGATCTGGTGCGACAATGAGCACAGCTGATCTGAGAGTTGCGCATAAACAGGAGATGATGACCCGCCCGGTACATTGTCCTTGCTGTGGTGGGCGTGCCACGCGGACGCTCTACGATGCGCCGTCTGTTCCCGTGCACAGTTGTATCTTATTGAATTCGCGCGAAGAAGCCTACGCGTTTCCTCGGCGCGATCTGAAGCTCGCCTATTGTGAGACCTGCAGCTTCGTATTCAATTGTATCTTCGACGAAGCCGTAATGAAGTACTCGACCAATTTCGAGGAGTCTCAGCATTTTTCAGATACATTCGGTGCCTTTGCCAAACGTCTCTCTCGTGACATTGCGCGAAGATGCGAAATTGCGAACAAACATGTGCTTGAGATAGGTTGCGGAAAGGGAGAGTTCCTGCGGGAAATGTGCGAGGGAAGTGGGGCCACTGGGCTTGGCATCGATCCGGCTTACCGAGCGGATGAGGGGCGCAGTAATAAGGACGATAGCGTTGACTTTATCGTCGACCTTTTTGGGCCGAAATACAGGCATCTCAGCGCAGACGTTATCCTCTGCCGTCATACCCTGGAACACATTGCTCCTGCTGCCGAGTTTATCCGGCTAATTCGCGAGATGAGGAGCATCCGTAGCGATACTTGGATCGTATTTGAAACGCCAGATGCCAAACGGGTGCTTGATGAGGGCGCCTTCTGGGACATCTATTACGAGCATTGCTCCTATTTCAGCCCAGGCGCTCACGCACGTCTTTTTCGAAAGGAAGGATTCGACGTTACGGATCTCGAACTCGTCTATGATCAGCAATACATCGTTCAATACGCGAAACCGGCCCCCAAACCCACGCAACCGCATTTGTTGCTGGAGCAAGACCTTCAGGAGATGCATGCGTTGGCGGCAGCCTTTCCCGCGCGGGTCGGCGAGTCTTTGAATAGCTGGCGCGAATACGTGCGTTCGGCCTGGTCGAGTGGCCGTCGTGTCGTGCTTTGGGGTGGCAGCTCGAAAGGCGTTTCCTTTCTTACCACTCTCGGACTCACCGAGGAGGTGGCAGCAGTTGTTGATATCAATCCTTACAAGCAGGGAAAATTTGTACCTGGCAGCGGGCATGCCGTCGTTGCGCCGA from Pseudorhodoplanes sp. includes these protein-coding regions:
- a CDS encoding class I SAM-dependent methyltransferase, producing MSTADLRVAHKQEMMTRPVHCPCCGGRATRTLYDAPSVPVHSCILLNSREEAYAFPRRDLKLAYCETCSFVFNCIFDEAVMKYSTNFEESQHFSDTFGAFAKRLSRDIARRCEIANKHVLEIGCGKGEFLREMCEGSGATGLGIDPAYRADEGRSNKDDSVDFIVDLFGPKYRHLSADVILCRHTLEHIAPAAEFIRLIREMRSIRSDTWIVFETPDAKRVLDEGAFWDIYYEHCSYFSPGAHARLFRKEGFDVTDLELVYDQQYIVQYAKPAPKPTQPHLLLEQDLQEMHALAAAFPARVGESLNSWREYVRSAWSSGRRVVLWGGSSKGVSFLTTLGLTEEVAAVVDINPYKQGKFVPGSGHAVVAPKALVVEPPDVVLVMNPIYVNEIAMCLKALDLEPEIVAVQPLM
- a CDS encoding class I SAM-dependent methyltransferase — translated: MRGKLITSEESLLHITGSCAMNYQEYAELKGWSGSEFGRCSFGERAYYAMELARHGVSCQGRRILELGFGNGMFLRFARDSGAEVVGVEIQDNLLKRAADRGFVVYRSLDQVLESAVEKKFDLAVAFDVLEHLSPEETVEALRKMQRLVKPDTGLFVARFPNGDSPFSLPLQNGDYTHRIALGAGIVSQILARGGWKINYLGEPMLAPATFRERMLAGPAHVFRRALERLLIALYYGRHGPSTLYHNYILAASPNIEGDGR